The genomic DNA CTCCCAACCACTTGACGTCCTCTATCTGTTATAACGTCCTTGCTTGATTACACAGATTACTTTCCCCTTCTTCATATTCATCAATACTGAATACTCCTCCATCACCCAACtaaccatttcttcttctctactaaCTGATTCCAAACAAGTAAAAGTCCTCACCTTTCCCACGATCTTCCCGGTTACCTTAGAATAGATCATCCTATCTTCATCTTGCGGGGTCATCAGCCACTCACATGTCTCACCACCAGCATCAAACTTGTTGACATAGAAACAATATCCGTTTGTAGAGGACTTGGGATCTTTAAAGTCGACAAGATCTGAAGGGAACTTTGAGTAGACGTCGTTGGTGGCGTAGGTTGGCCATTTCGGTCCCCAAGATTTCATGATAGTATCTGCATAATAAAGATCTTGCCTCTCTACAGAAGCCAAAGCGACTCCATAAACGGGCAAGCTGAGCTGTTCTTTAGGGATAGTACTCTTCCATGACTTAGTACCTCTTGAAACA from Brassica oleracea var. oleracea cultivar TO1000 unplaced genomic scaffold, BOL UnpScaffold03375, whole genome shotgun sequence includes the following:
- the LOC106321859 gene encoding uncharacterized protein LOC106321859 is translated as MDDNDFNAISRFLVERQRIRRGNSSLSNWVVDLFRKNPRYICDPSNPQFAMVHSGTDDSSRVHGCASENSRIKRILKFCEQRKPREYRRVWVMEEYTLPKDWGKEECYVFTKVTCMFQAELNILLDKHFSRLCVSRGTKSWKSTIPKEQLSLPVYGVALASVERQDLYYADTIMKSWGPKWPTYATNDVYSKFPSDLVDFKDPKSSTNGYCFYVNKFDAGGETCEWLMTPQDEDRMIYSKVTGKIVGKVRTFTCLESVSREEEMVSWVMEEYSVLMNMKKGK